The Canis lupus familiaris isolate Mischka breed German Shepherd chromosome 1, alternate assembly UU_Cfam_GSD_1.0, whole genome shotgun sequence DNA window ttttttgttgataaTGGCTGTCCTAACGGGTGTGAATTACTCTACTGGGTAATTGGAGCAGAGAACCAATCAGCACGGTGGCTTCACTCCTGGGACCACCGGTCACTTCTGCTGGGGACTGTGCGCCCTGCAGGAGAGGGAGTGCGGGGGGCTGATAGATGCTACTCTGAGGGTGCACATCACCTCTGGTCTCACCCTTGGCTCCTCAGGTGAGGCCTCCCCACCTTTTCTAAACACTGTGTGCTTTACTGATTTCATGAGACCCATGAGGAAAGACAAACAGAATCAGTTGGTAATTCTGAGATGTTTACACCAAAATGAttcagccttttatttattttttaattaatttatttgagaaagaaagagaggagcacaagcagggggtaggggcagagggagagggagaagcaggctccccgttgagcagggagaccgacatgaggctggattccaggaatctaggctcatgacctgagctgaaggcaggtgccccagtatgccccattttgttttatttattttttagaaaatattttactttattttgaaagactttgtttatctatttgacagagagagagtgcaggagcagggggaggagcagagggagagggagaagcaggatcctcattgaacagggagccccatgtgttcaaccccaggagcctgagatcatgacttgagccaaaggcagatgcttaacctactgagccccccagatgcccccagtAAGCTCTCTTTTGCTAAAATTGCAGATCCTTTCCTTTGCTGGATACCCACtgtttggctgttatgaataacgATGCTGTGAACATCTGTGAACGTACAGCTTCATTTTTCTGGGGCAGATTCTGGGGAGTGGGCTTGCTGGTGGGCGCAGAAGCTGTGAGTAACCTTGGGAGAAACCAGCCGGCTTCGGCTGCACCAGCGAGTGCTCTTGCCTGATTAATTTTCTGTCTGCCTGCATGCCCTCCGCCTCAGCGAGCAGTGGTGCCCCGCCCTGAGGATGACGGGCATGGGAGGCCCCGGGAGTGGCCCAAAGAGGAGCTGGGCAGGTGACTGGCTGAACTACCCGGACCGAGGGCCCCGAAACCAGCCACCTGCCGTGGCGGGCGCTCACTGTGCAGAAGGACGGTCATCGGAAATTTCATCCCATAGGCCATTAGCTTCCATCTCTGGAGACCTATTTTGCAGCCAGGTCCCCTTGGCAGGACCATGATGCCACAAAACTCCAAATCAGAGGTTTTAGGGAGCATGCTTTTTTTCCTGGTGGGGTTTCTGATTACGGCACTCAATCCACAAGCCTGCGGGCGAAGTGAGGTGGGCATGGAGCTCTGGAAGGCATGTTAGGAGAATGGcagctccccttccctctgcctacttCCCACGTGGCCCAGCAATGAGgggcccctccacctgctccctccctccctttcttggTATCTTGTCTTCTTTCACACATGCAAACCTTATGCCTTTGAGGATATTTTTCACAGCAGAGCTGGAGCCTCTATGTTGTTTCTCCCATTTGTTTCAATCCCATTTCACGTTACAAGCACACCCTGCTCTTGCTGTGGAGGTTGCAGAGTTGCGTCCTCTGACTGCACCTACCCTGCTGATCCCACCCCTTGGGCTCTGTCATGGGCTCCCACCTTGAGCTCTTGAGCCTGGAAGGGAAGTGGCCTCTGATCCCTGATCTGTGACCAGTAGCAGGCACACGCTTCAGTCCCTGCCCCCACATCTCCGCCTGGTGTATGTGTGGCTTCCAGGCTCTACCCCcgacccccagccccagggtcaGTGAGCACCCAGATTCCTGGACAATCTTGCACAAGGAAGAGCTGTTAGGGCTTCTTAGACTCTAGCGTGGCTCAGATCCTTACCCTATGAtcatggtgataatgatgatagtAATTGTCGGGCTCAGGCTGAATTATGCAAGAAGGGTTTCCAGGGGAATATTAGCtggtgagggagagggggatGTAGCCAGGGTCCCCAAAATTGTCACCTGGGTTTCTTCTCGGTCAGGGAACTTGCAGGCAAAACAAACCAGCTCTATGTGATGtgtcaaatttgttttttaaaaattagctattGTTGTATTAGAGtacaaatattaaatgataaaaatttctgAGAGTGCTACTTAACTCCATCTCAAAAGAGAtcaattatattttgcttttcaatgATACCCACTCAGGCAACAAGTTGCTTTGACTAGTAGCTCATGACTGCTGGGAATTCCACTCTAGAAGAAAATACCCTCTATTGCCAGCTGAACGTCTTTATCGATAAActgcatatattttcaaattatagtGCGATATTTATACAGAGACTAAAATGTAAATCGTTCACTTGtaagattaatatataaataatatttaccaaAACTGCTTTGAGAAATGTGGCTTAATGACTCAAATTCAGTAAAAGATTAGTCTCTTAAGAACATTTCTTTCACACTAATAGGAGAGAATCCAAACATTCTGTGAATAGAAAGTCCCACATTTCTTGGTGTGTCCTGGGGAGTCTAATATTCTATACTTAGATCTGGAGAAGTGGTCCATGAAGGAGCTCATGGCTGAGCCCGGCACGTAAAGCTCGAGGAACCCCAGTGCAGGGAGGGGCTCCCTGCACCCAGTGGCTTCACTGATGgtcgggtgggggtgggggtgggcagggccacCTGGCAGCTGGGAGGCCCGCCTGGAGAGGGGGGTTCAGcggtgctctgaggcccaggcccaggcccacctggagaggggggttcagcggtgctctgaggcccaggcccaggcctggagaggggaGTTCAAtggtgctctgaggcccaggcccaggctcacCTGGAGAGGGGGTTTCAGcggtgctctgaggcccaggcccaggcctggagagcGGAGTTCAGCGGTGCTCTGAggtccaggcccaggcccacctggagaggggggttcagcagtgctctgaggcccaggcccaggcccacctggagaggGGGTTCAGtggtgctctgaggcccaggcccaggcctggagaggggggttcagcggtgctctgaggcccaggctcAGGCCCACCTGGAGAGGGGGGTTCAGTGGTGCTCtgaagcccaggcccaggcctggagagcGGAGTTCAGtggtgctctgaggcccaggcccaggcctggagagcGGAGTTCAGCAGTGCTCTGAGGTAcaggcccaggcccacctggagaggGGGGTTCAGCAGTGCTCTgagggccaggcccaggcccacctggagaggGGGGTTCTGCagtgctctgaggcccaggcccaggcccatctggagaggggggttcagcagtgctctgaggcccaggcccaggcccatcTGGAGAGGGGTGTTCAGcggtgctctgaggcccaggcccaggcctggagaggggggTTCAGCAGTGCTCTGAGGCCcaagcccaggcctggagaggggggttcagcggtgctctgaggcccaggcccaggcccacctggagaggggggttcagtggtgctctgaggcccaggcccaggcctggagaggggggTTCAGTGGTGCTCTGAAGCCcaagcccaggcctggagaggggggTTCAGCGGGGCTCTGAGGCCcaagcccaggcctggagaggggggttcagcggtgctctgaggcccaggcccaggcccacctggagaggggggttcagcagtgctctgaggcccaggcccaggcccacctggagaggGGTGTTCAGtggtgctctgaggcccaggcccaggcccacctggagaggGGTGTTCAACGGTGCTCTGAGGCCCAGTCCCAGGCTCACCTGGAGAGCGGAGTTCAGCGGTGCTCTGAGGCCAAGGCCCAGTcccaggcccacctggagagCGGAGTTCAGtggtgctctgaggcccaggcccaggcctggagaggggggttcagtggtgctctgaggcccaagcccaggcctggagaggggggttcagtggtgctctgaggcccaggcccaggcccacctggagagCGGAGTTCAGcggtgctctgaggcccaggcccaggcctggagaggggggttcagcggtgctctgaggcccaagcccaggcccacctggagaggggggttcagtggtgctctgaggcccaggcccaggcccacctggagaggggggttcagcagtgctctgaggcccaggcccaggcccacctggagaggGGAGTTCAGCGGTGCtttgaggcccaggcccaggccctggcctggagaggggggttcagtggtcctctgaggcccaggcccaggcccacctggagaggGGTGTTCAGcggtgctctgaggcccaggcccaggccgggAGAGGGGGGTTCAGCGATGCTCTGacgcccaggcccaggcccaggccttgagaggggggttcagtggtgtctgaggcccaggcccaggcctggagaggggggttcagtggtgccctgaggcccaggcccacTCCTGGGGAGGGACCACCGGGGCTCGGCTCTTGGTCTCCAAGCAGGTTAGGAGAAGCTCCCGGGGGTGTGGTGGCTCCCATGACCTCTTGCAGGGGCTTCACCACTTCTGGCACCCTTGCTGTCCCCGTCTCTGGCCGTGGGGGCCCGGCTCTGGCTCCGTTCAGGTCTCGAGCCACAGGAGTCAGCTCCTTCACCGTGGAGTCGGGCCGCACCTTGCTGTGAGCGGCCGCAGGGCCGGGAACCTTCACCGGCCCTTCCTCCCGCCGGGCGTTCTCCAGAGACTTCCCGACCAGCGCACACTCCTTCTTGGCCGCGTAAAGCTTGTCAACGAGTTGGCATTTCTCCTCGATCTGCTCAGCCCGAGTGTCCGCGAGCCACCTCTCGCGTCTTCTGTAAAGCCGACTTCTAAGGGCCCGGATGAGCCGGAGCGTCAAGAAGAGACCCGTCAAGACGCCGACGATGGGCAGACACGCCTCGGTCTCCGCCGGCGGCTGTGAGGGGAGCCGTGGACAcagggccctgggcagcagcGTCGCCACCACCTGGCCCAGCTGCCCGAGGAGCAGCCCCACGCCACGCTGCGGAGGACGGCCGCCCCTCCATGGCACCGCCCCACGCAGGGTCCGCCCGGTCACCGTGGGGCCCGCAGCCACCACACAGCCCACGGAACCCCCAACATTCCACCCGGAACCCAGCCGGCAACGGCTCGCTCATAGGTCAGTCACCTGGCGGGTGGTGGGAGGCGATCTACAAATAAAATGTGCCCCCCCCGTTACTCTGGGATGGCCGTTCTTCCTCACCTCCTTGTCTATGTTTTTGtatcaatttaaaattaaaatatagtgaaGATGCCAAACTTAAGTGTATGACTTGacaaatttttgaaatgtatcaCCCCCTACATTTTCCAAAAACTCTTTCAATGTACAAACTATACTCGTCAACACAGAACGGAGCCCGCTAACATTTCAATTGGAGTGCGACCAGCCTGGGCACAGGCAgcctgctttttgtttgtttttgtttttgtttttagtgttagaggtagagttcagtgactcatcagttgtatataacatccaatgctcatcacatcacatgctctccttactgcccatcaccctgttactccatcccccacccacctcccctccagcgaccctgtttgtttcctagagttaagagtctcttatgatttgcctccctctcagttcactttgttttatttttctttcctttcccctgtatttgtctgttttgtctcttaaactccacatgagtgaaatcatacaattgtctttctctgaccgacttatttcacttagcattatactctctacttctattcaacatcattgcaaaaggcaagatttcatcctttttgatggctgagtgatgtTCCACTGTaggtatacaccacatcttctttatccatccatctgttgatggacacctgggctctttccatgattTGGTTATTGAGGACATTGACTGGCAGCCTGTTTTAATGTCAATGAAATACCTCTAGTTTGTGTTGACTGAACATCCTGGTGAGGCAAATCACAATATGCACTTTGATAGCTATTTCTTGCTCAGAGTAATGTTTTTGAGATCCACATGTTTTTATTCAAATGAGCAGTTCATCTtgttttttaaggctgagtaatttGTCCTTGTAAGAATATATCACAAGATATCCATTCTCTTAATAATGAACATTTGGGTTCATTCAAGTATTCTATATGAATGAAGATATTGTCAATACTTAtgctcatgtctttttttttaataaatcaatttttttttcatttgccccAGGTGAAGAATATCTGGGGGTAGAAGTAGTGGTGGAAATATgctaaattctcttttattttgaaactgaGTACTTGAGGTATAACTTATGTCATCCATCCACGTCCTTAGTACacattctttgattcttttctttgtaCAGAATTGTGTCTCAGTCACAATCTCATCTTGGGACAATTCTGCTGCCATGGAAAGATCCCTCCATCTTTCCAGCATTGGTTCCATTTGACACAGTCTGCCCATCTGTCTTTGAGATATATCCATCACTTCAATTCCAGAGCGACACACTCTGCTGTGTTTATAGTTGTGTGtttctattgttgttgttgttgttgttgttgtgtgtacTCCTCTGGCCCCACTGGCCTTTCCTTCTATGTCTCCTATActggtttctgtttttctcccaatCCTTTCAGCATCAGTTTTCACCCAGGATTTAGTCATGGAACCACTTTCCTTCCTTAGCATCTCATCGCCTTTCTAATCTCATCGGTGTGGTGGCTTTAACATCAAACTGTCCTAACTTATATGATCATTCATCCTTTTCATACAGCCCAGACTCACACCCACCCAGCTGCCTCCACGGCATCTCCATGGAGCATCTGTTGTGCCAGAACCCAACTAGACGTCCCCTCGAACCTGTTgtccctcatctctcccttcctgtGACACAGCTCCATCCTGACAGGGCAGCACTGAGGTCACCCAGGAGCTGCTCCTCACTCATTGGAGCTTCAGAAACTCTGGGTGGTGACACCAGCCCTCTGTGGGGTGACAAATCTATCAGAGGATTCTTGAGTCTGAGACCCCTGGATGGATGTAGTGTGGCCGCTGGTGGCTTTGCTTCTCAGCCTTGAGACCATGGAGGCCATCTGGGGTTCTAGCTGTCTTCATATCAATGTCCCTGTATCATCATTGAGTCTCCACATGAAGAAGTAATACACAGAATTCATATGCATAAATATTGAACCAACATAGGCTGTATGAGTTGTCAGTATATCTAATTATGTAATTGGATACAAATCTAATTTGTACAAAACATAAGACATAATGCATCCATGGTAAAGAGcaataatacatataattaatgtataaatatacaaatataggCTATATATTTATCTGTAAATCATAATGCATATCTGCATGAAGGGAACAGTATCTATAATTAGCATAATCAATATTATACCAATATAggtcatatatattaatatatatgtttacacatatataattatgtgtaAATCATAATGAATAATGTAgtagataatatgtaaataatgacGTAACATAATGTAACTAATatcatacataatttatatatgctaaaatatttttgaaaatgattaagAGGGTAAACATTTGTAATATAGTGAAACCCATGCAGAGCTTggcagaaaaaaatctaaattaaaaatagcccaaactgggtggctcaatgaagtatctgccttaggctcaggtcataatcccagagtcctgggattgagtcccacatggggctccctggtcagcagagGGATTGCTCTGCTCATCCCACTTGTGCTctcgctcttaaataaataaataaataaaatccttaaaaaaatagccaaaacaatcatGTGAGCCCCAAAAGATGAGTCTGAGGTTCCAAGCGGAGCCTCTGAGGGAAAGGCATGAGCAAGCTCTGCTGAGGCTCAGGTACACAAGCTGACCACCGCCATCAAGGTCTGGGCATATCTCACCACTTAGGTTCAGAGCAAATCAGTCAATTGAAGGTAAAAGTCTGGCACTCTCTCCACCAACCTAGACCCAAAGCCTCGAGGAGCCATTTGCAAAACAGTAAAACCCAAAGCTGGCGCGGCTGCCATGAACCTGGTGTGCTCCTACTGATCGCTGCCGGCAGTGAAACCCCATAGGGAACCTCAAGGAAGCCACTTGGCAGACAAGAGCTGAGAAATCTGTATTCCCTTGTGGTTTCTACTGGGAAACCATTCAGTGAAACAAAAGAAGCCGGATGTCCAAAGGCTTCCATCATGGCACTGTTTACAACATTCATATACTAGAAACAATCAAAGTGTCCATGGATAGGGGAGCCTGAGGAAATGACATTTTCTCGACTCCacagaacattattcagccatgaaatgCATTTGTGAAGATCATATGATAAAATGAGATGTCTCTAAAAATATCCTTTTGAGGAAGAGTGAGCACAAATTGGTTTCCATGTAAACCTTGACATGCATTTGGTCAAGGAATTGATGGGAATACAGAATCCACTAAAATTTTTCTGAATGAATTAATCCTTCAGGAAAAGCTACAATTTATTCTACAAGTGAAGTAAGGCTCTCACATATTTTAATCCAGCAACTGTCTCTGGCCCGCTGTGGCCTCCCAGACTTTCCTTCGAGTGCTGGTCCTGGCCTGGCagctctctccctgtttctcccaccccccagcctcgcCCCCTTGGACTCCTCTCTTTGAAGCAAGAACTGGTTTGCTTCCTGCAGAGTCTGTTCTCAGAGTGCACAAAAatccttccccttcctgctccaTCTTCCCCACCCGGGCCAGCACATCCACAGCTTTCCCACAGTTTacttcttcccctctctgtgtGCACAGTAGATACCGGCCCCTCTTACCTCGGCAATAATAAAAACCCCTCATGCTAGCCCTGCCTGGCACTTGTGGTTTGCTGCCCGGTCACCATGGCAACGGTACAAGAAGGTGCTAGTTGTGTCTCGTTCTCCTTCCACAGAGGGGAACTGAGCAGGGGCGGGACTGGAATAAGGATTCCCCTGTCTCCTTGTGTGATTGTGCTTATAGGGTGCTGGGGTCAGGCTGGCTGTGTATGAATTCCTGCTTGGCCACCCACTAGCCGGGTCACCTTGTAAAGTCACTCAACCTCCCCTGGCTTCAGTGTCCTCCTCACCTGTCCAATGGGTACGACTTACAGGATGGGGTCATCGAGATTGGATGGGCCTACATATAGGGCTCTCAGCCCAAGGCCTGAACAGCAAGGAGCAGGGCAGTGGGATCACTAAGGATGCAGGTTGAGTGGCTCTCACCCCATTGCTCACATGGTTGTGGGCGGCTGGAGGGGCCTGGATGGAGGGACAACATCTGGGCCTTAGAAGTAAGGAAACAGCACTTGTGGAGAGGTGCTGACACCTCTTGTGGAGAGCTTTCGGGGAGCCAGCCCCGTGCAGGCCTGCCCCTGGGATAGGACTTGGGGAACTGTCCGTAGTGCTGAACTGTTGGGTTCAACCGTTTTGGCACCAGGTTTCCACTGTCAGGGGACCTGTTACAGAGTCATCTCATCCCACGAACCTTCCTACACTCAGAATTTGAGAGTGCAcaccttgggatccctgcagAGAGCACATCTGCCACCTcaggctcccccgccccccaggcctggTGCCCAACCCCTCTACTAGTTCTACGTGTGGCTCGTGTTTTTTCCCATCTGAATGTCCCCtgctctcattctgtctctcccGGGTGTCCAGCTATCCACCTCTTCCCACGCTGTCGTCAGCAATAAACTTCTGTTCCCAGCCTCCTCACAGGATGGCCCCAACCTCTGGCTTTCGTGAAGTTGAACCCACCCCTTCCCCGCCCTCTGTTGTGGTTGCTCCCTTTCCCCACCTATGCCTAAGGGGCATCTCCATGGACCTCCTGCTCCCATCCACTTCCCTGGGATGTGCATCCCCAAGAATCCAGGCTGCCACCTCCCCAGGTCCTCAAGACCACTGGGCCTGCATGTGGTCCTCCTACAGTGGCCATTTCCATCTCTGTCCTTCCTTGCTCCAGCCTATTGCCTGCCTGTTAGCCTGCCTTCctcttgccctccctcccccacctgcacCTTTGATGAGTCTCCATCTAATGATTCACTTTCTTCCCAGTTCATATGCAGCAGatggacacagagaaaagcagcccTGTGCACTGAGGGATGCCACAGAGTCATGGGGAGGGGGCACATATGCCTGCAGCAACCTTCCTGTTCCTCGTGGTTGGCAGCGTCCCCTGTTCCCCTCGGCAGGCATTAACCATTCCGCCTCAACTCAAATTCCTTATTGAAATGGACCCTTCTCACTTTTTAAGTACAAACTTCGCTTTCATGTTGCAGAGAAAATCAGGTGTAACATCCAAATCAAGCATAACTCTGGCCCAGCTCCTCTTGCCCTGCCCAGCTCGCCCTCCATCACTCATCACTGCCAGGCTCCTGCACCTCTGGCTTCCCATGAGTTTGGCCAATAGAGGGCACCTACAGGAGATGGGAGAGCAGGAGACAGGGACAGGGCATTTCTTCCCCGCTCCCTCCCGTCACTGGTTCTGCCTTTCCATCGGCTCTCCCTGGCAGTCCCTCCTCCAAAATTCCAGCTGGAATTGCACTGGCTCCAGAGACTGGATTGTCCTCCATCAGCCTCAAAGGTGGGAATGGCTTCTGTAAGAACTCTTAGTGAGATAGTAAGGTAGAAGTCAGGAAACCCCGGTGTGCCACCGTCCTTGGGACTCCCTCAACCCCGTCTCTGGAAAGGTCTGTCTACCCAGATCTCGTCCTTAGGATACCTGTCTCCTACTCAACCCCAATGATCGATGATCAGCTCTCCAGTTCCTCTGTCTCTACCTGCCCCAGGGTGACAGttctgccctccctcctgccctcccccttccctgggtctccacCTCTCCCATCCTGCTCTCCCCCCAAATGcacccctctttcttctttcacccACTCTACATTCGCTGCTGTGCCTCAAGCCATGGCCTCAGATCTTCCCTTGCATTTCACTCCACCTTCtggaaagc harbors:
- the LOC111098877 gene encoding uncharacterized protein LOC111098877 isoform X3, encoding MAVRGVGLLLGQLGQVVATLLPRALCPRLPSQPPAETEACLPIVGVLTGLFLTLRLIRALRSRLYRRRERWLADTRAEQIEEKCQLVDKLYAAKKECALVGKSLENARREEGPVKVPGPAAAHSKVRPDSTVKELTPVARDLNGARAGPPRPETGTARVPEVVKPLQEVMGATTPPGASPNLLGDQEPSPGGPSPGVGLGLRTPLNPPLKAWAWAWASEHR